In the genome of Pseudomonadota bacterium, the window GTGCTGTCGTGATAAAAGGCGCTCATGGCGCCGACCACCCCGCACATCACGGCCATGGGATGCGCATCGCGGCGAAATCCCCGATAAAAGGTGAGCATCTGCTCGTGCAACATGGTGTGATGGGTGATGGTGCGCTCGAACTCGACCTTTTGCGCGGCGTTCGGCAGCTCCCCGTAGAGCAGGAGGTAACACACCTCCAGGAACCCGGCCTGCTCCGCGAGCTCCTCGATGGGATAGCCGCGATAGAACAGCTCGCCCTTGTCGCCGTCGATGTAGGTGATTTTGGAGTCGCAGCTCGCGGTGGAGGTGAAACCGGGGTCGAAGGTGAAATACCCGGTCTCTTGATAGAGCTTGCGGATGTCGATGACGTTCGGGCCCAGGCTGCCCTGGTAGAGCGGCAGCTGGACGGGCCGTTCTCTGGTCTCTTCGCTGAGGCTCACGGCCCCGGCGGTCTTGGGTGATGATTCATTAGCCATGGGTACCTCCACTCGAAAAGGGATGTTGCGACGCACCAGGCTTCCCTAGTATATAGCGTAGCAAACCCGGCTTCGCAACGCCGCTCGGGACGGCGGTACACGCGGATGGAACAGCCGGTTGCGACGCATTTCGTGGGACTGGACGGTGGTCACACCGGCGTCGAGCCCGGGCTCGGTCCGAAATGTGGCGGCGGATCAGCGCCCTCGGGTGTGGCGCGGGAAAAGTGCGTGCCTGACACAGAATATGGGGTTGCTATCCTTAGATAAACCCAATATATTGTGTTTGCGCCGGTCGATGGTTCGGGGTGGAACAGGGACCTCGAACCCTAAGCCTCCCCTTGCTCGGGGAGGGACCCCTCGGCAGGCCCCGGCCGACCGGCGACAAGCTGGGCGCAAGCCCCGACTACACGCGGTTCCATTGGGAGGAGTGATGAGAAAGACCTCGATGAAGCTCGTTTCGAACGACGCCCTGGAGGTGCCATATCAGCCGGCGTCGCTGGACGTGTGGGACAAGAAGTACCGCCTGAAGAAGAAGGATGGGGCGCCTATTGATGTTACCATCGACGACACCTACCAGCGCGTCGCCCGCTCGCTGGCCGAGGTCGAGGACACCGAGGCCCTGCGCGAGCACTGGTACGGGGAGTTCCTGTGGGCGCTGCGGCACGGGGCGATCCCGGCCGGGCGCATCATCTCGAACGCCGGGGCACGGGAATACAAGCCCGCCACCTCGACGATCAACTGCACCGTGTCGGGGACCGTCCGCGATTCCATGAACGACATCCTCGGCAAGGTCCACGAGGCCGGGCTGACCCTCAAGGCCGGCTGCGGGATCGGCTACGACTTCTCGACTCTGCGCCCCAAGGGCGCGTATGTCTCGGGGGCCGGGGCCTACACCTCGGGACCCCTGTCCTTCATGGACATCTACGACAAGATGTGCTTCACGGTGTCCTCGGCCGGTGGGCGGCGTGGGGCGCAGATGGCCACCTTCGATGTCGGCCACCCCGACGTCAAGGACTTCATCCGCGCCAAGCGCGAGGACGGGAGGCTCCGTCAGTTCAACCTCTCGTTGCTCATCACCGACGAGTTCATGTGCGCCGTCGAAGACGACGGAGTGTGGCCGCTCGCCTTCCCCCTGACCTTGGCGGAGACCGACGGCGCCATCGACCTCGATGATCCGGCGGCGGTGGTGTGGCGGGACTGGCCGACCCACGAAGGCTACCTCGTCAACGCCCGGGGCCAGGTCGCCTGCAAGGTCTACAAAACCCTGCGCGCGCGGCACCTGTGGGACATGATCATGGCCTCGACCTATGACTATGCCGAGCCCGGATTCATCTTGATCGACCGCGTCAACGAGTGGAACAACAACTGGTTCTGCGAGGACATCCGGGCGACCAACCCGTGCGGCGAGCAGCCTTTGCCCCCCTATGGCTCCTGTCTCCTCGGTTCCGTCAACCTCACCCGCTTCGTGCGCGATCCCTTCGACGAGCACGCCGGTTTCGATTGGGAGGAGTTCCGCAAGGTTGTCCAGGTCTTCACGCGCATGCTCGACAATGTGGTCGAGGTCCACGGGCTCCCGCTGGCCTTGCATGGCGAGGAGATCCGCCGCAAGCGCCGCCATGGGATGGGCTATCTGGGCCTCGGGTCCGCGCTCACGATGCTGGGTTTGCGCTATGGCGGGCCCGATTCGGTGGCCTTCACCGAGCGCGTCACCCGCGAGCTGGCCCTCGCCGGTTGGGAGACGGCGCTCGAGCTGGCGCGCGAGAAGGGCCCGGCACCCCTCATGGAAGAGGACTTCACGGTTACGGCCGAGATGCTCGAGCGCCGGCCGGAGATGGCGCGCGACGGCTATCGGGCGGGCGATGTGGTCAAGGGCAAGGTCCTGCACGCGCGCTACAGCCGTTACATGCAGCGCATCGCGGGGGCGGCGCCGGACTTGGTGGAGGCGCTTGCCGCGATCGGCGCGCGCTTCACGCACCATAGCTCCATCGCGCCGACCGGCACCATCTCGCTGTCGCTCGCGAACAACGCCAGCAACGGCATCGAGCCGAGCTTCGCCCACCACTATTCCCGTAACGTGATCCGCGAGGGCAGGAAGACCAAGGAGAAGGTCGAGGTCTATTCTTACGAGTTGCTAGCCTATCGGGCGTTGGTCGATCCCGAGGTGGGGCCGGAGGTCGTCGGCGAAGAAGGGCGGCTGCCCGAGTATTTCGTGACGGCCGAGGACATCACACCCACGGCGCACGTGGATATCCAGGCGGCGGCGCAGAAATGGATCGACTCCTCGATCTCGAAGACCGCGAATGTCCCCACCGACTTCCCGTTCGAGGATTTCAAAGACATTTACCGCTATGCCCATGAGCAGGGACTCAAGGGCTGCACCACCTTCCGCTTCAATCCCGAGGCCTTCCAGGGCGTCTTGGTGAAAGAGCAGGACCTGGCGAACACGACCTATCGCTTCGTGCTGGAGGATGGCGAGG includes:
- a CDS encoding adenosylcobalamin-dependent ribonucleoside-diphosphate reductase, giving the protein MRKTSMKLVSNDALEVPYQPASLDVWDKKYRLKKKDGAPIDVTIDDTYQRVARSLAEVEDTEALREHWYGEFLWALRHGAIPAGRIISNAGAREYKPATSTINCTVSGTVRDSMNDILGKVHEAGLTLKAGCGIGYDFSTLRPKGAYVSGAGAYTSGPLSFMDIYDKMCFTVSSAGGRRGAQMATFDVGHPDVKDFIRAKREDGRLRQFNLSLLITDEFMCAVEDDGVWPLAFPLTLAETDGAIDLDDPAAVVWRDWPTHEGYLVNARGQVACKVYKTLRARHLWDMIMASTYDYAEPGFILIDRVNEWNNNWFCEDIRATNPCGEQPLPPYGSCLLGSVNLTRFVRDPFDEHAGFDWEEFRKVVQVFTRMLDNVVEVHGLPLALHGEEIRRKRRHGMGYLGLGSALTMLGLRYGGPDSVAFTERVTRELALAGWETALELAREKGPAPLMEEDFTVTAEMLERRPEMARDGYRAGDVVKGKVLHARYSRYMQRIAGAAPDLVEALAAIGARFTHHSSIAPTGTISLSLANNASNGIEPSFAHHYSRNVIREGRKTKEKVEVYSYELLAYRALVDPEVGPEVVGEEGRLPEYFVTAEDITPTAHVDIQAAAQKWIDSSISKTANVPTDFPFEDFKDIYRYAHEQGLKGCTTFRFNPEAFQGVLVKEQDLANTTYRFVLEDGEVVEARGNEEIEYDGEAHTAANLFDALKEGYYGRF